AACCAGTCGATGGTCAAGAGCGGCCAGGCCTGGCCCGGCGCGGTGACCTTCAGCCTGCCACTGGCGCCGCACGGCGACGTCTACTGTGCCGGCCATACTATTCGGACTCCCAGCCTGCTGATCGCCCAGGCCGATGACCTGCCGCAGATCCGTACGCCAGGAACCCTCGACCTGCTATGCATCGCCGTGGAGCGCCAGGCGCTGGAAGAAGTGCTGCAGCAGCAGAACCAGACCCTCGGGATCAGCGCCTTTCCCACCTGTTACCGTCTGGAAGAGGCGGGGTTACACATAGAGCTGTACAACCTGCTCAACGAGCTGTTCAGCCCGCAGGGGCAACTGTCGGCGCTGCGCTATGAGGCGATCCGCCACGGGCTGCGCGATGCGCTGATGCTGCAACTGCTCGACCAGCTTGCCCAGGACCCGGAGCCTCTCAACGGTACGGCACGAAAGCGCATGGTCGACCGCGCCCGCGACTACGCGCTGGCCCACCTCGACCAGCCGTTCACCCTGCTGGAGCTATGCAACAGCATCGGTGCCAGCCGCCGCAAGTTGCAGTACTGCTTCCAGGAAGCCCTGGGCATCAACCCGCTGGCCTACCTGCGCGCGGTGCGCCTCAATGCGGTGCGTCGTGAGCTGTTGGGGGGCGAGGGCGTCATGTCGGTGCAGGACGTCGCCGCGCGCTGGGGCTTCTGGCACCTGAGCCGTTTTTCCGGGGAGTACCGGCAGATGTTCGGCGAGTTGCCATCGCAAACCCTCCGGCGCGTGAGCTGTGCTGAAAATGGATAACGGCGGCTGACCCGTCCGCCACAGGATGTCCCTGTCCACACTCGACCAAGGGGCATCCCATGAACCATAAGAAAAAAAATGCACAGACGCTGGTGTTCGCCGGCCTGATGGGCCTGGCTGGCGGTGCGCTGGCCACGGAAAACGGCGCGCCGACCACGGCCTTCGGTGTCTACGACTTCGGCGCCGGGATGATGCCGCCGACCACGCCCAACGGTACCGTGGGTTTGCGCACCAACTGGTACAAGGCCACCGTGCAGAAGGACCGTCGTGGGGACGACGTGCCCAATGACTTCTCGCTGAGCGTGCTGTCGCTGGGCCTGGCCTACATCCGCATGACCGACTACAACTTGTTCGGCGCTCGCTATGGCTTCAGCACCGTGGTGCCGTTCTTCAAGATGGACGCCGAAGTGGGGATCGACACGCCGGCCGGGCGCCTGGAACTGGCCGCCGACCCGTTCCGCCTGGCGGACATTCAGGTCACCCCGCTGATTCTGGAGTGGAAGCTGGCGCCCAACCTGTTCGTCAATACGCAGTTCCAGATCCAGGCACCCACCGGCGACTACGATCGCAATCGTCTGGTTTCGCCCGGCCTCAACCACTGGACTTTCTCGCCGATGGTCAACGCCACCTGGATCAGCGAGACCGGGTTCGAGGTGTCGTCGAGCTTCCAGGTCGACTTCAACACCCGCAACGACGCCACCGATTACAAGAACGGCACCGAATATCGTCATGAATTCGCCGTGGGCCAGCATTTCGGTCCGTGGACCGCTGGGATCGGTGGCTACTACTACCGGCAGTTCAGCGACGATGATGCGCCGAACCTCACCACCGGCAACCGTGCCAGAGTCCTGGCCGTCGGGCCGGCGCTGGGCTTCGTACAGCCGGGACTGCCGGCCGTCTGGCTGCACGCCTACAAGGAATTCGAGGCACGTAACCGTGCCGAGGGTTATGCCGTCGCGCTGCGCGTCGGCGTGAGCTTCTGAGGAGCATCAGCATGACAACTCTGAATGAGAAAACCCTCAGGACCGCCAGTGGGCGGCGTGAGGGCGCGGTACTGGTGCTGGGCAGCAGCCTGACGGTGATGGGCGCGGTGATGGTTGCCCCGGTGATGCCGCAGATCGGCGCCGAGTTCGGGCCGACCACGGCGCATGCCGATGCGCTGGTGCCTCTGGTGGTGGCCGGCCCGGCGCTGGCCATTGCCTTGTTCGCGCCGTTGGCCGGCTGGCTGGCCGACCGTATCGGGCGCAAGAACCTGCTGCTGCTCGGCACGCTGTTCTACGCGCTGCTCGGTGCCTTGCCGCTGCTGCTCCATGACCTGTTGTCCATCGTCGTCGTGCGGCTGCTGTTCGGTTGTGCGGAAGCCGCGGTGATGACCTGCTGCGCGACGCTGATCGCCGACTATTGGCACGGCGAAGAGCGGATGCGCTACGTCAATCGCCAGGTGGTGACCATCGGCTCGGTTGGCGCGCTGTTCTTCGTGGCCGGCGGCGCCTTGGGCGAGCACAGCTGGCGCCTGCCGTTCGCCCTGTACCTGCTGCCCTTGCTGTTGCTGCCGCTGATGGCGCGCTGGCTGTGGGAGCCGCCACGTCAGGCGGCGCAGCAGCCGGTGGCCGGTGAGCGAGGGCGGGTGGCGCTCGGTTCGCTGCTGATCGGCTACGCCCTGGTATTCGTCGGCATGATTCTGACCTTCGTGGTTCCGGTACAGACGCCCGGCCTGTTGGTGGCCATGGGCGTGACCTCCAGCACGCTGATCGGCCTCTCCGCAGGGTTGGGGCTGCTGTCCACCTTGCTGGGCTCGCTGCTCTGGCCGCTGGTGCGGCGCAGTCTGGGCGTGGCCGGCGGCAACGCCCTGTTGCTGGTGCTGTTGGGTGTGGGCCTGTGGCTGCTGATGCGCGCGACCAGCTACAGCGCGGTGTTGCTGGCGGTGTTCTGCCACGGCGTAGGTGCCGGTCTGCTGGTGCCCAATGTCATGGCCCCCGTGATGAACGCTCTGACGGCCCGTACCCGTGGCCGAGGCCTGGGTGTTTTCACTGCCTGCCTGTACCTGGGCCAGTTCATCAGCCCGATGGTGGTACTGGGCGTGGCGGCGTTCGCCGGCAGTGTCGCCCAGGCGATTTTCTGCATGGCCCTGGCCGGGCTTTGTCTGGCAGCGCTTTGCGCCGCGGTGGCCGTTCAGCGTCGCCAGCTTGCCCGTGCCGACCTTTCTCCTCTGAACCATCAGGAATAACGACATGCAAGATATCCAGGCACTGTTCGATCAGGAAGATGCCACGGCGCTGGCTGCCCGCGTGCGCCAGGGCGAGGTTCACCCCGAAGAACTGCTCGAAGCCGCGATCGTGCGGCTGGAAAAGGTCGAGCCGCAGCTCAACGCGGTGGTCGAGCGGCTCTACGACAAGGCTCGTCAGGCCGCTCAGCAGCCGACCACGCGCCAGGGCCCGTTCGCTGGTGTACCGACCCTGGTCAAGGATCTGTTCTCGCCGCTGGCCGGCGCCTTGATGAGCAACGGCTCGCGTGCATTGGGCGGCGCCCGCCCAGACTTCGATGGCGAGCTGACTGCGCGCCTGCGACGCAGCGGTTGCGTGCTGATGGGCACCAGCACCTCGCCGGAATTCGGCACCTCGTACAGCACCGAATCCGACCGCTTCGGTGCGACCCATAACCCTTGGAACCTGGCGCACAGTGCCGGAGGATCCAGCGGCGGTGCGGCAGCGCTGGTGGCTGCGCGGGTGGTGCCCTTCGCACATGGCAACGATGGCGGTGGTTCGCTGCGGGTCCCAGCCTCGTGCTGTGGCGTGTTCGGCTTCAAGCCCAGCCGTGGTCTGCTGCCTTCCGGCCCGGTCGTCGGTGAAGGCTGGGCAGGGATGGGCACCGGCCATGCGATTACCCTGAGCGTGCGCGACAGCGCTGCGCTGCTGGATGCCACGGCGGGCATCGACCTGGGCGCACCTTATGCGGCGCCGCTGGCGAGCAAGCCGTATCGCCTGGCGCTGCAGGCCGACCCATCGCCCCTGCGCATCGCCCTGGTAGAGCGGGTAGGGCCTTGGGATGTGTCGTCCGAGAGCCTGGAGGCCGCGCGCGATGCGGCGCGGCTGTGCGAGTCCCTGGGCCATCACGTGGTGGTGGAAAGCCTGCCGGTGGTGCTTGAGGAGTTTCTCGACCAAGTGTTCAACATCATCGGCGCCAGCACCCGCAACTACCTGGACGTGCTGGGCCAGATGCGCGGTGCACCGGTCAACGAGGCTGAAGTGGAGGCGCGCACACGGGTCATCCTGCGTGAGCGCGGGCAGGTCAGCGGCGCCTGCTACGCCGCAGCGGTGGAATGGATCCATGCCTTCGGTCGGCGCATGGCGGCGTTCATGCAGGACTATGACGTGGTGCTGACACCGACCCTGGCGCGCCTGCCGCCGCGCATCGGCGAATTGCAGGCGGTGCGGGACGACTGGTCCATCGAACGGCTGATCGAGCACTTCCACAGCTATTCGCCGTACACGGCGCTGGCCAATGCCAGTGGCCAGCCGGCGATGTCGGTGCCGTTGTACTGGAGCCCCGGAGGGTTACCGCTGGGCGCGCACTTCATGGGCCGCTTCGGTGAGGAGTCGCTGTTGCTGGCCCTGGCCGCGCAGCTGGAACGCGCCAGGCCCTGGCAGGGGCGCGTGCCGCCGGTCAATGCGTGCAGCCTGTCCTAGGCCAATACCGTTCGATTAAGCGGCATGTGGCCCAGTGGGAGCGGCTTTAGCCGCGAAAACGCCAGGAAATTCATTGCATCTGCTGTGAACAGGCGGGCGCTTCGCGGCTGAAGCCGCTCCTGCCGGGTCTAACTGATCAGTAATGCGCCTAGCGCCATCGCACCAGGCTGAAGGGGTGATGTCATTATGATGTTGACTGCCCGGCGGTATTGGCGCAGTTTGGCGCCAATACCGTGCATATCGTGCTGACTGGTCGGGTGAGGCTTATTGAAAAGGGATCTTAGGCTAGCCGCTTGGCTGATCTTCCTGGGCTGCATCTGTGTCGTTGTGCTGATGGCCTGGCAGATCGAAACGGGGCGGCGCAATGCCCTGAACGCCATCCGCATTCAACTGAGCAATCTGTCCAACACCCTCAATACCTATAACGAGGGCTTGTTCAAGCAGAGCGAACTGGTGCTGCTCAGCCTCAGCGAGCGGATTGAGGCGAATGATGCCGATCTTTCTCGGCTGGCTGCACTCAGGCCGCTGATCGACCGGCAGATGCGCGCCATGCCAGCGGTCGACCGGATCTCGATCCTGGATGCCCAAGGCGTGAACCGCTATTCCACGCGTGAGCGGTTGATCGGTCTGGACAGCAGCAAACGCGGATTTTTCATGCACCACCGTGACCAGGTCGACCGGGACGTGTTCGTTGGCCAGGCGATCCTCAGTCCTGTCGATGACCGGTGGGGCATCACCGTCAGTCGGCGCTTCGACGATGCCCAGGGACGTTTCGCCGGCGTCGTGGTGCTGGTCATCGACGTCATGGATTTCCTGCAGGTCTACGCGGATATCCAGGTCGGCAAGTCCGGGGTGATTAGCCTGACGTCCAGTGAGGGACATCTGTTGGTGCGCTACCCGTTTCGTCCGGACGAGGTCGGCTCCGACGTTTCGAGGACGCCGATCTTCGCCATGCCGCTGCGCGAAGCGACGGCGGGCACCGTGGATTTTCGCTCCAGCGATGATCGGGTGGAGGGGGTCCACGCCTTTACTCGCAGCCGGATCTACCCGCTGGTGACCACCGTCACGGTGGGTTACGACGAGGTCATGCAGGGCTGGCGCAGCCAGAGTCGATATTCGCTGCTGGTGGTGCTGGCCCTGCTGGCGCTGCTGATCCTCATGGGGCGACGCCTGATGGGGCATATCCGCAGCCGCATTCACGCTGAACAGGCACTGCGCGAGTCGCAGGCGCGTCTGCTGGAACTCAACCGCACCCTGGAATACATCGCCGGTGAAGACACGCTCACCGGCCTGGACAACCGGCGGCGTTTCGACAGGAACCTGGATCAACAGATCGAGTGCGCGCACCGCGAGCAGCAGCCGCTGTCGCTGGTGATCCTGGACGTGGACTTCTTCAAAGGCTTCAACGACCTCTATGGCCATCTGGCGGGTGATGAGTGCCTGAAGATCCTGGCGCGAACCATCCGTCGCTGCGTGCACGGGCATGCCGACCGGGTGGCGCGTTATGGCGGTGAGGAAATCGCCCTGACCCTGCCGGGGCGCGACGCCTCGGCAGCCCTGGTGCTGGCCGAGCAGATTGCGGCACAGATACGCGGCCTGGGTCTGCCGCATCAGGGCAGCCCCTTCGGTGTGGTGACCGTCAGCCTCGGCGTGGCCAGCCTGCAGCCAGGTGGCCATGCCCGGCGCCTGATCGATGAGGCCGACCGCGCCTTGTACGCGGCCAAGGCGGCCGGGCGCGACCAGGCCCTGGCAGTGGATGCCGTGCAGGCCTGACTCAGCTTTCGCTGTTGGCCACCAACGGCTCGCCCTGGGTATGGGGCTTACGGCGCAGCACCGAGAGTACCCAGACGAAGAACACCGGCACCAGCACCACGCCCAGCAGCGTGGCGCTGAGCATGCCGCCGATCACCCCGGTGCCCAGGGCGCGCTGGCTGGCGGCACCTGCACCGGTGGCCAGGGTCAGCGGCACCACACCGAGGATGAACGCCAGGGAGGTCATCACGATGGGCCGAAAGCGCAGGCGCGCCGCCTCGATGGCCGCCTCACGCAATGGCTTGCCCTGTTCCCACTGCTCCTTGGCGAACTCGACGATGAGAATGGCGTTCTTTGCCGCCAGGCCGATGATGGTGATCAGTCCGACCTTGAAGTACACGTCGTTGGGCATGCCCACCGCCGTGACCGCCAGCACCGCGCCCAATGCCCCGACCGGCACGATGAGCATCACCACCAGGGGGATCGCCCAGCTTTCGTACAGCGCCACCATCAGCAGGAACACCACCAGCAGAGCCAGGGCGAAAAGCGTCACGGCTTGGCCGCTGGCGATCTTTTCCTGATAGGAGAGGCCGGTCCACTCATAGCCGATGCCTGCTGGCAGTTCACCCATGATTCGCTCCAGTTCGGCCATCGCGGCACCGGTGCTGACGCCAGGGGCGGCGTCACCGGCGATACGGATCGACGGGTAGCCGTTGTAGCGGGCGATCTGCACCGGGCCTTCTTCCCAGGGGGTGGTGATGAAGGCGCCCATCGGCACTGGTGTGCCGGCATTGTTGGGTACGAACAGCTTGAGCACGCTTTCCGGAGTCATTCGCGAGGCGGATTCGGCCTGTACCACCACGCGCTGCTGGCGACCGGCATTGGAGAAATCACCCACCGTGGCTGAGCCGAAGGCGGTGGACAGCGCATTGTTGATCGACTCGAAGGTCACTCCCAGGGTCCTGGCCTTGTCGCGGTCGATGACCAGGCGTAGTTGGGGGGCCTCGGCCAGGCCTTCCATCATCGCGTAGAGAATCAGCGGGTTGCCGTTGGCCTGCCCGAGCAACTGGTCGCGGGCCT
The Pseudomonas sp. DTU_2021_1001937_2_SI_NGA_ILE_001 DNA segment above includes these coding regions:
- a CDS encoding helix-turn-helix domain-containing protein; its protein translation is MRHCRATDIDEHAHNLSSWKLHYDQVTPGRFSGELTELRCGWMQLVRDRSNQSMVKSGQAWPGAVTFSLPLAPHGDVYCAGHTIRTPSLLIAQADDLPQIRTPGTLDLLCIAVERQALEEVLQQQNQTLGISAFPTCYRLEEAGLHIELYNLLNELFSPQGQLSALRYEAIRHGLRDALMLQLLDQLAQDPEPLNGTARKRMVDRARDYALAHLDQPFTLLELCNSIGASRRKLQYCFQEALGINPLAYLRAVRLNAVRRELLGGEGVMSVQDVAARWGFWHLSRFSGEYRQMFGELPSQTLRRVSCAENG
- a CDS encoding transporter, with the translated sequence MNHKKKNAQTLVFAGLMGLAGGALATENGAPTTAFGVYDFGAGMMPPTTPNGTVGLRTNWYKATVQKDRRGDDVPNDFSLSVLSLGLAYIRMTDYNLFGARYGFSTVVPFFKMDAEVGIDTPAGRLELAADPFRLADIQVTPLILEWKLAPNLFVNTQFQIQAPTGDYDRNRLVSPGLNHWTFSPMVNATWISETGFEVSSSFQVDFNTRNDATDYKNGTEYRHEFAVGQHFGPWTAGIGGYYYRQFSDDDAPNLTTGNRARVLAVGPALGFVQPGLPAVWLHAYKEFEARNRAEGYAVALRVGVSF
- a CDS encoding MFS transporter, with translation MTTLNEKTLRTASGRREGAVLVLGSSLTVMGAVMVAPVMPQIGAEFGPTTAHADALVPLVVAGPALAIALFAPLAGWLADRIGRKNLLLLGTLFYALLGALPLLLHDLLSIVVVRLLFGCAEAAVMTCCATLIADYWHGEERMRYVNRQVVTIGSVGALFFVAGGALGEHSWRLPFALYLLPLLLLPLMARWLWEPPRQAAQQPVAGERGRVALGSLLIGYALVFVGMILTFVVPVQTPGLLVAMGVTSSTLIGLSAGLGLLSTLLGSLLWPLVRRSLGVAGGNALLLVLLGVGLWLLMRATSYSAVLLAVFCHGVGAGLLVPNVMAPVMNALTARTRGRGLGVFTACLYLGQFISPMVVLGVAAFAGSVAQAIFCMALAGLCLAALCAAVAVQRRQLARADLSPLNHQE
- a CDS encoding amidase yields the protein MQDIQALFDQEDATALAARVRQGEVHPEELLEAAIVRLEKVEPQLNAVVERLYDKARQAAQQPTTRQGPFAGVPTLVKDLFSPLAGALMSNGSRALGGARPDFDGELTARLRRSGCVLMGTSTSPEFGTSYSTESDRFGATHNPWNLAHSAGGSSGGAAALVAARVVPFAHGNDGGGSLRVPASCCGVFGFKPSRGLLPSGPVVGEGWAGMGTGHAITLSVRDSAALLDATAGIDLGAPYAAPLASKPYRLALQADPSPLRIALVERVGPWDVSSESLEAARDAARLCESLGHHVVVESLPVVLEEFLDQVFNIIGASTRNYLDVLGQMRGAPVNEAEVEARTRVILRERGQVSGACYAAAVEWIHAFGRRMAAFMQDYDVVLTPTLARLPPRIGELQAVRDDWSIERLIEHFHSYSPYTALANASGQPAMSVPLYWSPGGLPLGAHFMGRFGEESLLLALAAQLERARPWQGRVPPVNACSLS
- a CDS encoding sensor domain-containing diguanylate cyclase; the protein is MAWQIETGRRNALNAIRIQLSNLSNTLNTYNEGLFKQSELVLLSLSERIEANDADLSRLAALRPLIDRQMRAMPAVDRISILDAQGVNRYSTRERLIGLDSSKRGFFMHHRDQVDRDVFVGQAILSPVDDRWGITVSRRFDDAQGRFAGVVVLVIDVMDFLQVYADIQVGKSGVISLTSSEGHLLVRYPFRPDEVGSDVSRTPIFAMPLREATAGTVDFRSSDDRVEGVHAFTRSRIYPLVTTVTVGYDEVMQGWRSQSRYSLLVVLALLALLILMGRRLMGHIRSRIHAEQALRESQARLLELNRTLEYIAGEDTLTGLDNRRRFDRNLDQQIECAHREQQPLSLVILDVDFFKGFNDLYGHLAGDECLKILARTIRRCVHGHADRVARYGGEEIALTLPGRDASAALVLAEQIAAQIRGLGLPHQGSPFGVVTVSLGVASLQPGGHARRLIDEADRALYAAKAAGRDQALAVDAVQA